A region of Kwoniella shandongensis chromosome 14, complete sequence DNA encodes the following proteins:
- a CDS encoding arginine N-methyltransferase 2: protein MDSDLDPQFLNLAHKLLAASQSAPVSILQRLLKQGAPAWYQDEELGWSCLHYAAERKEPECLRVLLEGGAVWNAVDKWGRTAGEVCLSLGDEEGWEIIRNEGIRSEMLHHALAGPSSPASDSSTNIKLRAEDKTSAGDNLTFLKSKLTWDVGDDGKERVLDADGNGVMMGWEEPLMAEHVRLMTEEHPNAQPGAEGMSILNVGYGLGIVDRLFQNPLSPDQPKPAHHTIIEAHPEVLEYIRSKGVHLIPGVRILEGRWQDWLLDPEKIGEVLSATPGGMGFDAIFVDTFAEGYEDLKAFFEVIPDILDAENGIFSFWNGLGATNATIYSVSSALAELHLEDVGLEVEWHDVLIPESLREEVWQGVRRRYWELPGYRLPIGKMRLM, encoded by the exons ATGGATTCCGACCTCGACCCCCAATTCCTCAATCTCGCCCATAAACTCCTTGCGGCCTCTCAATCCGCTCCTGTTTCCATCCTCCAACGCTTGCTCAAACAAGGCGCTCCGGCATGGTATCAGGACGAAGAGCTTGGCTGGTCATGTCTCCACTATGCGGCAGAACGAAAGGAACCTGAATGCTTGAGAGTtttgttggaaggaggagcggtgtGGAACGCTGTTGATAAATGGGGTAGAACGGCTGGTGAAGTTTGTTTGTCATTgggggatgaagagggttggGAAATCATCAGGAATGAAGGGATCAGGTCTG AGATGCTGCATCACGCACTGGCAGGCCCTTCATCACCCGCCTCAGATTCTTCGACCAATATCAAACTACGAGCAGAAGACAAAACTTCAGCAGGGGACAATTTGACTTTCCTCAAGTCGAAATTGACATGGGAcgtgggagatgatgggaaggagagagtcCTCGATGCAGATGGCAATGG TGTCATGATGGGTTGGGAAGAACCCCtca TGGCCGAACATGTACGACTGATGACCGAGGAGCATCCCAATGCTCAACCGGGTGCTGAGGGCATGTCGATTCTGAACGTTGGTTACGGCTTGGGTATT GTTGACAGACTATTCCAAAACCCTCTATCACCCGACCAACCCAAACCTGCCCATCATACAATCATCGAAGCCCACCCCGAAGTTCTGGAATATATTCGTTCGAAGGGTGTTCATCTCATACCTGGTGTTCGTATCCTCGAAGGGAGATGGCAAGATTGGTTATTGGATCCTgagaagattggagaggTGTTGAGCGCGACTCCCGGTGGGATGGGTTTTGATGCTATTTTCGTCGATACTTTTGCAGAAGGTTATGAGG ACCTGAAGGCGTTCTTCGAGGTCATTCCTGACATCCTTGATGCGGAGAACGGTATCTTCTCATTCTGGAACGGACTCGGTGCGACCA ACGCCACAATCTACTCTGTTTCATCAGCACTTGCAGAGCTGCATCTCGAAGATGTCGGTCTTGAAGTAGAATGGCACGATGTGCTTATCCCCGAGAGTctgagagaagaagtctggcaaggtgtgagaagaagatattGGGAGTTACCGGGTTATCGTCTACCTATCGGtaagatgaggttgatgtga